Within Rissa tridactyla isolate bRisTri1 chromosome 4, bRisTri1.patW.cur.20221130, whole genome shotgun sequence, the genomic segment GTGCCGCAGCCTgcgccgccccggcagccccccgcacCATCCCCACGTCCACTGCTACAGCGCGGGCGAGCTGCGGGACGGCGAGGCCCCCGTGCACCTCCTGGGCCGCAGCCTGCGCTGGGACCACTACGTGCCGGTGCAGCTGGTGCCGCCGTTGGAGCGTTTGCAGGAGGCCAACGCCGGCCATCGCCGAAGCCGACGCCACCGCGAGCGTGCCTGCCCCGCGCTGCAGCTCCGCGCCGGCCTCCACAGCGAACCCAACGAGCGCTCCATCTCCCCATGGCGCTACCGGTGAGTGTCCGTCCTCCCCCCAACCCGGGACCGCCCCACCCCacgctgtgcctcagtttcccccagcaTCCCTCACCTGCCTCTTCTTGCGGGGGCATCCCCGTTGCCTGCCCAGAGGGGTTGATATCAGCACGGGGCGACttggggggcacaggggaaggggctcgctgacggtgtgtcccccccaccaccaccatccacaGCATCGATGAGGATGAGAACCGCTACCCGCGCAAGCTGGCCTTCGCCGAGTGCCTGTGCAGCGGCTGCGTGGATGTCAAGACCGGGCGGGAGACGACATCGCTCAACTCGGTGGCCATCCACCAGACCATGATGGTCCTGCGGCGCAAGCCCTGCCCACGTCCCGCCAGCCCTGGCCTCGTCACCTTCGAGGTGGACTACATCAGGGTGCCGGTGGGCTGCACCTGCGTCCTGCCCCGCACCGGGCGCTGAGCCCCCCCCCGAAGCTCCTGTGGAGCCCCGTAGCGTGACCATGTCACTGCAtccacctccccccaccccgtgctTGTTTTAGAGCACCCACCTggctccccccttccttccccgcaGCCGGGTGTCTCCCTCCAGCCCCCAAAACCTTCACCTTGttatttatgatttatttatGAGCCTTGCTGCAGGGGGACTTTTTTTAACCCTTATTTATTGCTGACCCTCCCTGCGAAGGCTGTGACTCCACGTCCAGCATCACCCCCATGGTGCCCAAGGCCCTGCGAGCGCTACCCGGGGGCTCGCTGGTTATTTAttccccaccccgccccccgcAGAGCTATTTATTGTCTCCTCTATATGTGCTATTTAATGCTGGCAACGTGCAGCCTGCAAATAAAGTCCgacaccccccacccacccacccacccccagacATGGTCCTTGCTCTGTTCCCAGCCGGGGCGTTGGGGATGCTGGCACAGGGGGCGATGCCGTGGGGGGTGGAGGCACCATGGGGTGATGCTCAGCCGTGGGGCATCTCTCAGCCCCGGCGCGGTGGGCAAAGCACCAGTACACCCAGTGCTGCAGGGCAGGACGAACTGGGAGGCAATGCGGAGGGTGGCAGGGcaagggtgggggtggggggggagggatgtgccccacacccccagccctagggggggaaccagccccagcacccacagcaccccTCCACCCACAC encodes:
- the IL17C gene encoding interleukin-17C encodes the protein MRGWLGALALLGTLALCRSLRRPGSPPHHPHVHCYSAGELRDGEAPVHLLGRSLRWDHYVPVQLVPPLERLQEANAGHRRSRRHRERACPALQLRAGLHSEPNERSISPWRYRIDEDENRYPRKLAFAECLCSGCVDVKTGRETTSLNSVAIHQTMMVLRRKPCPRPASPGLVTFEVDYIRVPVGCTCVLPRTGR